Genomic window (Vigna unguiculata cultivar IT97K-499-35 chromosome 10, ASM411807v1, whole genome shotgun sequence):
TAATCCACACAGAGCCTAGAACTGTTGTCTTTCTTTTTAACCAGCAACATTGGCGCTCCCCAAGGTGACACGTTTGGTCTGATAAATTGTTTCTCTAGCAATTCTTCTATCTGCTTCTTCAACTCAACTAGCTCAGCAGGAGCCATTCGATAAGGTGTTATTGACACTGGCCTTGCTCCTAGAACTAGATCAATGGAGAACTCTATCTCCCTAGGAGGGGGTAAGCCAGGCACATCCTCAGGGAACACATCTGAGAAGTCCCTTACAATAGGTGTCTCGATATTTTTGCCTTCCTTCTCAacatataattgattaataattaagaaaCACTGAGATCCCTCCTTGATTGCTTTATCCACCTGTTGTGAGGACATCAACTGATCTTCATCTTCCAAGCTAGGGAACGACACCTTTTTCCCATTGCAATCAATGAGAATGTGATTGGCAGATAGCCAATCCATTTCCAATATTACATCTAACCCTTTCATATGTAAACAAATAAGGTTTACCCTATACTTGCATCCTTCAACCTCGATCAAACACCTAACACACACTGTCGAGGTTCTGACCATCCCACAAGCAGGTGTGGACACCACCAGGTCATACTAGAGTTCCCTCACCGAAAGACCCAACTCTACCACTTTAGATTCTGACACAAAGGAGTGGGTCACTCcaaaatcatataaaacatGCAAGCTCCTACCAGCAATCACACAAGACCCGATGAT
Coding sequences:
- the LOC114165458 gene encoding uncharacterized protein LOC114165458; its protein translation is MDWLSANHILIDCNGKKVSFPSLEDEDQLMSSQQVDKAIKEGSQCFLIINQLYVEKEGKNIETPIVRDFSDVFPEDVPGLPPPREIEFSIDLVLGARPVSITPYRMAPAELVELKKQIEELLEKQFIRPNVSPWGAPMLLVKKKDNSSRLCVDYR